The genomic stretch aatgaaaatcaaagaaaaatggaCATATTCTCCACAAATCGACCAAGAGAGGTCATTTTGCTTGGAAGTGAGTCATGTATAAAATTTGTATCTGCATAAAATATAAATCCAACAATTAAATTAGGCCTTGATAAATCCACGGGCAGTgaaaatatatacacacattccTCAGCGCATAAGTAGAAGTGGATGTTTTCTCACCCATATTCCTTTGTTGTTCTTATACACTCGGTGGGAAATATCTGATTAAATAAGGCAAAGCTTGAACACAATCTAGGACAGGATCGTCCGATTACAGCCGAAACTGGAGTTTCAGCCTTTGAAATCAAAAGAATTTACAGATTATGATCTGCTTTAAGATGAAAACATCTGTCTTCTGCTTTGCTGCCACAAAAGCCGTGGGATGAGAGTGTGTTGTCCCCCGCCGGATCGCTCGGATGTGCCTTTTCTCCTGCCTCCACGGCAAGAGTCCACATACATCTTATTTAACCAATTACACGCAAAGTGAGAGGGTCTGAGAATGAGATGTTTTCAAGAGCGCACAGCAGCGCTGCAGGCACGGCACGAGGATgagtcacagcagcacagacacgtACGCAcaatggcaacagcagcagcagcagcacggatAGGAGGacttcacacacgcacgcacctgcgcgcacacacactctcctgatGATAGCATCAGATAGTGTAAAATCCTTCGCAGCTAGTTAAAACTGCACTTCCTGCAACATTATGAGGTGGTGACCATCTGGatcaacgtgtgtgtgtgttctcatttCCCCCTCGGAGACTGTGGTGTtggctggtggtgctcctcAGACGttggtctcctctccttccaaaGGCAGCTCCTTCCCCTCCAGGCGTGCGTCCTCTGTGGTGGTGCTGACACGACCGGCAGTGCCCGTCTGCACCAGGAAGGAGAAGCGCAGGCTGCCTCTGGCCGGCCTGCCCTTCTGACTCCCGTTTCTGTAGGAGACCACCAGCCTACGGTTCTCCTCCGGGGCAATGGAACACAAGGGTTCTCTGTTGGCTCTGCCCAAGCGGGGTGAGTCCCCGCTGGGGTCGCTGGCATTGTTTTCATGGAGGAGCAGGTTGCCCGTGGCAATGCTGCCACTCTTGAGGTGCGGAGTTTGGCTGTAGGTGTGGCGGTACTCCTCGTCGATGTCTTTGCCCAGCTTCCACCTCTTCCACTTTTTCAGCATCTCCGACTGCACCTGCGGAATCACAGACGGCAGACGATGAAGGTTCGGGCTCTGGATTGTTGACGACGACGACTTGCGACGAAAACGCCGATGACGAGGAGCATCGAATTCATCTCGCCTTTAAAGGCAGAGGAAGGAACACCTGAGACTCAATCAAGGCGGCATCAGTCCTACCTCTTTATTGACAAAACAGTACAGGATGGCAACCAGCAGACCCTGCGACACAAGACAAACTATGAACAGCACAGTCGTGTCACACTCTCTACATCCATTACAGCCAGGCACAGGAGGATGACACCCCCCCAATtctaagattagacttaaaccCTTGTAtgtgtctgttcctctcctcctcctgtccttcgCTCCTGCCCTACCTGTGATTAAATAAGTGGACAGGTTCACTTGAAAACATTTGCTACATCTGTCCGATGTACTTAAAAACAGGGACAGAGTTTTGAAACCACCAGAATGGGGAGAGGAACGGCCTCCAGATAATGTCACGCTGACTTTACAGCAGTAAATCACAAAAGGTCCCTCCTGACCCTTAACTATATATCTGATGCAGACCAAACTCTTAGATAATGAGTAATTAATGAGTGCGCTTGTTCTTCTGAGCTACaggtattgtgtgtgtgtgtggggggggggggggtgaactaTGTGCTGCTTTTAACATCGCTTTGATGTAAATTACTTGAAGTGATATATAATCTGGTGCTCTGACCTGGAAAGAGCTGAACAGCAGGTCGTAGAAGAGGCGAATGAGTCGCAGCAACGATCCTTTTTGGACCGACTCGTCGATGACGAAGGTGAAGAGGACGGCGTGAATCCCGAGCAGAGGGATGAGGGTCAGGGTGGATTTCGCTAATCTGGACCAAAGGGTGGGTGCACGGATTTAAAGGAAGCGTCATAAAAATGAGATTAGAACCAAAGGAGGAAGCTTTAGTTAATTTCCAATTACAAAGTGCTGCTGTGCGAtgataaacaggaagtagaatatGTGATTGTAGAATTATGGTGACTTCTAAGGTATTTAATCTGCTTCTACAATCCAGATGTATAATTTTTAATCCACTAAAATACAGAACAAATGATCTTTGCTCACAGTGTGAAGAAGCAAAATCAGTTTAACAACAAGAAAACAATAAGATTTCTCTCTGACCTGAACTTGTAGTCAGTGTATCTCATCTGATGAGCTCTGAGTTTAGACATGAGGATTTTAATGATTCGGATGAATATGAAGAAGTTGATCTGAGAAAAGACAACAACATCATTCAATGCAGTTCTGTCTATGTGATATTAAGAACAGTATTCCAGTAATCAATGTATTTTATCAGGTTgcgtatttatatatttatatattttattttatatatttatactgTGTATCTGAAATCAGAGTTTTTGAAACATTTCAACCTCATTTCTCCACCTACAGGACTTCAGGGGAGGTAAGTCCATCATAACGAGCACACGAAGCCCACATCTGAGCCCGAAGGACACCAGCTAAGCTACTAGCGTGTTAGCATGCTCCACCTCCGTGCTCTGCTCATCACACGGAGGTCGATCCATTCCTTTGATATGTTGCTGACTGAAGAGCGAGATTTGTTCCACCCCCAGCTCACATACAGTGTGTATAGATATATTAAAGCCTTTGTTCTTTTGAAGTCATACACATATTTTTTCAAGATCAATTATTGTgcattccacacacacacacatatatacacacacaaaatcttACCAGATAAGCAAAGAGAATAGGAGAACGGATGATCCACCAGAATCCCATGTTAATATTTCTTTCCCAGCACCTACACACAAATTATGCCTTAGCAAATGtatgtaaatgtatttaaatgtatgtAATATGTGCTCACAAAATGAAAACCACATATAATTCATATAGCTCCGATTCAGTTTGAgtctaacattaaaaaaacaaaccatcatTTATCCTTTTAATCTCCATCATCTCTGTATATATTCATTTTGATTAAAATTAGAAACAAAATCTAAAGAAAAACTAAATTTGCCAGTTGATGGATTCCGATTGTGTCTTCGACTACGCTTCACTTCAAACCTCTGGGGACAACTTTAACTTCTGGTCTTTCCAGGAACTTACTCTTCGTTCTCATACAGATATTTGACGGTGATCCACGGCACCACAAACATGAGTGGCGCTcctgaggagaaagaagaacatttaatgtggaaaaaaaagtcaaacaaaaaaatcacttGAGTATAAAATGGTGCCACTGTGCGcctggattaatataactgagAGATGAGAGAACATTGCCTCCACCTGTTGGCGACACAATTCCCTTTGTTAATGACTGGGTTGGTGTCAGGTAACCATAGAATtatgctgcctcctcctctctttagcCTGTATCAGAAAGCGCATCGAGGCTGTGGGTAAACATAAAATCAATCACCATCAATGCACCGCAGAGGAGCGCATCCCCAGCCTGTAAGTTCGGTTTCACCACGTCTCAACCAGACTTCAAGTCGGCTAATGATCCAAATGAATCAGCGACACCCCCGGTAAATCAGTGCAGCCGACTCATCTGTTCTTGGCTGACTAGACAAGATGAGATTATTCCCCAAGGATCTGCTGCATCTGTGCAGTTGACTGTAAACTGAAGGACAACGCGAAGGTCAGGGCTACAGGGGCGGCGCAGCCCCTTCAGACACGCCTTGATGTGCAACCTCGGGCATAGAGCCCACACAAAAAGAGACATCCCACGTCACGTGGAGAACATCTGTCCTCTGATCCAAGTCCATCCAAGTTCTATGAAAGAGTTATGCGAGACCCTACGGCTTTTGTCTCTGTAGCCAGTCGTGCAGGACTCTGCAGAGACGGTTGATTGGATTCATGTCAGGGTTCTGGCTCCGCTAAAGGACCTTCAGAGTTGTCCCCCAGACACAATTGACTCTTATTAGAAGGTGAACTTTCATTCAGCGTTTCCTCAGCCCTGACGAATGTCCCTGTCCCATCTTCAGAAAAACACACCGATTCAAAGTCGACGTGCGCAATCTTGGTTTCAGACAGGAGATTAAAGACTCCAGCTGAACTTTCAAATGTCTTTTACTGAGGACAGAACTTGTGTTATGGAcccaggtgctgctgtggtgaaaGTTTGAGACACTGGGGAAATGTTCTTGTGGTCCTCTCCAGCTCTACAGGCTCATTTGAGCTCTGGAGGACGTTTAGCTGTGACCCATCAGTTGGAAAGGCTTAAAAGACCCCTGTGTGTCGTCTTAAATCACCTTCAGCCAGCTGAGTGGACTCCAGTTGAGGCGTAGAAACATCTCAAAGATGATTTGGGGAAACAGAAGGCCCCCATAGCTAAAGCTAGATTCTGTGTGCAGCCCTGCAACCTCTCTAATATAGATTTAGAAGTTGCACACCACTAGAATCCCCGACAAGGACACAGGAGACATAATTCTGCCACACTGATGCCCACATTCACCTCAGTGTTCTCTGCACCATAGGCCCCCAGTGTCTGTGGATGGCAGCTCAGCACACTTATTTATGGATATTAACACTATAACCGACTGGGACTTTGTGAGAGAACGCCTGGACGCTCTCCAAGAACATTAGATCATTCTAGCCTGGTGTTTAACAGCTGTAATTCTTACCCCAACCGATTGCcatgtaaatgtaaaagtaCTTCTTCTCGCTGAACACGGTGATGACTAAGAGGCTGTGCAGGTAGATGCCTTCCACCAGGAGCCAATAGTTGTTAGCCATCACGCTGTACTGCATCATCACCATGGCGCCACGGCACCATGTGATCCCCTGATTgccaacagaaacacacattgtCAGGGTCATAGCTTCTTTCACGGTACAAACGCACCACTGCCATTCAAACGTTGTCACAGTCACAGCTTACACTTGTGGTGCTAAATCTAACAGTTCAATCTCGGGGCTAcatctttgctctctcttctgcTCATGAATAACaagaaaaattcaaataaattgcAAAATGAATGCTAGCGGCGTATACTTTAGCAAGGAGGATTTTGCAAACATCCTATTCATGCTAAGAGACCACTGCTAACAGAGTGgatgcagtgtgtttgtgctgactGTCGTGTTGACAGGAGCTTGGGCTTGTGTGTTATTGCTGCTCCTGGAGTCCAGAGTGAGTGTTAAGAAAGCGTCTTTCACCAGGATGGACACAGCCCTCAGGATGAAGGAGGCAAAGAGGTTCATGTGGATGTTGTTCCTCATACAGTGAAGCTTCCTGGTGCACAGACGACAGCACAACGATGTATTATGGCAGCAATGTTCATGCAGATCTTTCCGCTTCTTACCGGAAGGCAATGAGGATTCCCAGGGCCAGTAGCAGAGCTCCCAGGGACAGGGAGTATCCCACTGTGTACATGATCCGTAGCTGGCCGAGAATGAGACCATAGTGTTGCTACAGAGGAAAGCAAGGCTGGAGTCACCGTTATGCCTCTGAAATTACTTTAACTTCTGCTGCGTATCGACACAGTTCACAGTGAtccaacccccccttcccacccctccccaccccccagccaGGAAGCAACTCTGCCTGCACGCACCTCTGCAGGGTCGTCCTCACACTCGCTGGTATTCTTCGGTGCCCATTCACCATCTGCGCTGCAGAATCTGTAAACCAGACTGTGTCGAACTgtttgcacaaacacacacattagaaGGCCGTTGACGAGCACGTCAGGAGGCGTGGCCAGTGTCAGCGATGGCCGCTGCACGTGCGTGGACGCGTCAGCACGAGAGAAATCATTCAGATCAAACATCTTTCAAATCTGGATCCCCAAAACAACAATCTTGTAAATCATTCTGTCATTCATGCTGTGCGTCATCCTCGTTAAGGGCGATGAAGTCGTTATAACTACATTCATTTTATCCATAATGATAGTTAGTGTTGACTGGTTGGAAATAtgtcaggaaaaaaagatgcaatTTGAGACTCGGTCGAAGGTTCTGAAATATAGCTTCAGAAAATGAATCGGCTAAAACTCGTAAAAATGTAGGCGGAGCCTGCACACAACGGTTACGCCACAATGAATTCATGCCCGATGAATTCGTGCACGTACAAAAGCACTACAACAACCAGTTGAGCGGGTTTGATCATTACATTCGAAGAGATTagcacagctggaggaagagacagaggtTTTATATATTCAGCCAACGCCATGCAGACACATATACtatatatatctgtgtgtgtgtgtgcgcgtgtgtgtgtgtgtgtgtggtgtgtgtgtgtgtgtgtgtgtgtgtgtgtgtgtgtgtgtgtgtaagaggtAAATGCAAACACCATTTGCCACCAAAGTTTCCAAGAATAAGAGTGTTTGGAATGTTTGGCCTTCAAGCTGAGAACTCCAACTACACACAAGAGGTTCTTTCATCGGTTCAGTTGTGAAGCCGTAGTGAAACAGGGCTAATTACCCTGCTGGATGATGTGTTTACACATTAATACGCCGATCAGACGTCCCACTTTGTGCTGGACACTCCTGCGTTTCTGTCGCTGTCCCGCATTGACAGGCcaccatttctttttttaaatctggtgTTTATAAAACAAATGTCTGTCCTCAGAAGCTGGACGGGACCGAAAATGTCAATGTCAATCAAACTAGGAGGCGGAACTGGAGCTTAAGGGTGCGCCCACCAACATAAACACAATACGAGCGtggaagagaggcagaggaaagGATCCCAGAGTGGGAATCCATCGACCTGCGGGTAAAACCAGCCACTCATTTGATGTCTGCTTGAGTTGTGAATACTTGTGAAAGGACAGATGTTCACAGCATGTCAATTGGTTCACGCTTAACAAGATTCTTCTCCAGAAGAGGCAGCGTGGCTGCGTGTGGAAGTGTACAGTTTGGGTGCAGGAACTGGGAAACAGCATGAGAGCTTCGTGCTAACTGTTCCTTAATACGTGAGAGAacaagagaaa from Takifugu flavidus isolate HTHZ2018 chromosome 6, ASM371156v2, whole genome shotgun sequence encodes the following:
- the gcgrb gene encoding glucagon receptor isoform X2, translated to MSQVCLLLVLLILCSYTKFSSANSLELVKEQWSSYKNQCLDYLSSAEPSTGLVCNRTFDLYACWPDGLPGTTVNVSCPWFLPWYRKVRHSLVYRFCSADGEWAPKNTSECEDDPAEQHYGLILGQLRIMYTVGYSLSLGALLLALGILIAFRKLHCMRNNIHMNLFASFILRAVSILVKDAFLTLTLDSRSSNNTQAQAPVNTTGITWCRGAMVMMQYSVMANNYWLLVEGIYLHSLLVITVFSEKKYFYIYMAIGWGAPLMFVVPWITVKYLYENEECWERNINMGFWWIIRSPILFAYLINFFIFIRIIKILMSKLRAHQMRYTDYKFRLAKSTLTLIPLLGIHAVLFTFVIDESVQKGSLLRLIRLFYDLLFSSFQGLLVAILYCFVNKEVQSEMLKKWKRWKLGKDIDEEYRHTYSQTPHLKSGSIATGNLLLHENNASDPSGDSPRLGRANREPLCSIAPEENRRLVVSYRNGSQKGRPARGSLRFSFLVQTGTAGRVSTTTEDARLEGKELPLEGEETNV
- the gcgrb gene encoding glucagon receptor isoform X3, giving the protein MSQVCLLLVLLILCSYTKFSSANSLELVKEQWSSYKNQCLDYLSSAEPSTGLVCNRTFDLYACWPDGLPGTTVNVSCPWFLPWYRKGLFRHSLVYRFCSADGEWAPKNTSECEDDPAEQHYGLILGQLRIMYTVGYSLSLGALLLALGILIAFRKLHCMRNNIHMNLFASFILRAVSILVKDAFLTLTLDSRSSNNTQAQAPVNTTGITWCRGAMVMMQYSVMANNYWLLVEGIYLHSLLVITVFSEKKYFYIYMAIGWGAPLMFVVPWITVKYLYENEECWERNINMGFWWIIRSPILFAYLINFFIFIRIIKILMSKLRAHQMRYTDYKFRLAKSTLTLIPLLGIHAVLFTFVIDESVQKGSLLRLIRLFYDLLFSSFQVQSEMLKKWKRWKLGKDIDEEYRHTYSQTPHLKSGSIATGNLLLHENNASDPSGDSPRLGRANREPLCSIAPEENRRLVVSYRNGSQKGRPARGSLRFSFLVQTGTAGRVSTTTEDARLEGKELPLEGEETNV
- the gcgrb gene encoding glucagon receptor isoform X1: MSQVCLLLVLLILCSYTKFSSANSLELVKEQWSSYKNQCLDYLSSAEPSTGLVCNRTFDLYACWPDGLPGTTVNVSCPWFLPWYRKGLFRHSLVYRFCSADGEWAPKNTSECEDDPAEQHYGLILGQLRIMYTVGYSLSLGALLLALGILIAFRKLHCMRNNIHMNLFASFILRAVSILVKDAFLTLTLDSRSSNNTQAQAPVNTTGITWCRGAMVMMQYSVMANNYWLLVEGIYLHSLLVITVFSEKKYFYIYMAIGWGAPLMFVVPWITVKYLYENEECWERNINMGFWWIIRSPILFAYLINFFIFIRIIKILMSKLRAHQMRYTDYKFRLAKSTLTLIPLLGIHAVLFTFVIDESVQKGSLLRLIRLFYDLLFSSFQGLLVAILYCFVNKEVQSEMLKKWKRWKLGKDIDEEYRHTYSQTPHLKSGSIATGNLLLHENNASDPSGDSPRLGRANREPLCSIAPEENRRLVVSYRNGSQKGRPARGSLRFSFLVQTGTAGRVSTTTEDARLEGKELPLEGEETNV
- the gcgrb gene encoding glucagon receptor isoform X4 — its product is MSQVCLLLVLLILCSYTKFSSANSLELVKEQWSSYKNQCLDYLSSAEPSTGLVCNRTFDLYACWPDGLPGTTVNVSCPWFLPWYRKGLFRHSLVYRFCSADGEWAPKNTSECEDDPAEQHYGLILGQLRIMYTVGYSLSLGALLLALGILIAFRKLHCMRNNIHMNLFASFILRAVSILVKDAFLTLTLDSRSSNNTQAQAPVNTTGITWCRGAMVMMQYSVMANNYWLLVEGIYLHSLLVITVFSEKKYFYIYMAIGWGAPLMFVVPWITVKYLYENEECWERNINMGFWWIIRSPILFAYLINFFIFIRIIKILMSKLRAHQMRYTDYKFSEIHPDPHPSARDSRRPLHLRHRRVGPKRIVAATHSPLLRPAVQLFPGAVGDAEKVEEVEAGQRHRRGVPPHLQPNSAPQEWQHCHGQPAPP